DNA from Triticum urartu cultivar G1812 unplaced genomic scaffold, Tu2.1 TuUngrouped_contig_3014, whole genome shotgun sequence:
tcgattatatgtctaaggaatttgatggtataagatcccaaattgctcgtcttgaaaagatgactgctgaaatttcggatatgcaagctaccttagtcaataagatggccgctaaactgaattcctatgaaaatcaagatgaagatctaaaagttattgatgtgtctcctatcaaatctttgttttgcaatatgaatcttgatgaaactgaatatgatcttcctttacctagaaggcgttccaaaaattcggagtatttagatctttatgatgaaagtgggattgaaagaaataaaaccctagatgttgctaaacccactatattggatttcaaggaatttaattatgaaagtttctctttaattgatGTATTTCCTTGATGCAAATGCGGTGAACTGGATGATGCTTTCAACATTTTCTTGCTGATGCCAGGATCTCAGAGTGTCGTTTCATGGACTGCTATGATAGGCGGATGCATTCAGAACGGTGATATTCCTCTTGCTGCCTCACTCTTTAGCAGAATGAGAGAAGACAATGTCAAGCCAAATGAGTTCACCTACTCGACGATGCTCACAACATCACTGCCAGTCTTGCCTCCCCAGATTCATGCCCAGATCATCAAAACCAACTACCAGCATGCACCGTCTGTTGGGACTGCACTTCTTGCCTCATACTCAAAGCTTGGAAGCACTGGAGAAGCCCTCTCTATATTTGAAACCATTGACCAGAAGGACGTTGTTGCATGGTCTGCAATGTTGTCGTGCTATTCCCAAGCTGGCGACTGCGATGGTGCCACAAATGTGTTCATGGAGATGTCCATGCAAGGCATGAAGCCAAATGAGTTTACTATCTCTAGTGTCATCGATGCATGTGCTAGTCCCACCGCTGGGGTTGACCAGGGTAGGCAGTTCCACGCTGTTTCGATCAAATACAGATACCAGGACGCTGTCTGCGTGGGCAGCGCACTTGTCAGCATGTATGCAAGAAAAGGGAGCATTGACAGTGCTCGAAGTGTCTTTGAGAGGCAGACAGAGAGAGACTTGGTGTCATGGAACTCGATGATATCAGGGTATGCGCAGCACGGTTACAGCAAGGAGGCCCTTGATACATTCTGTCAGATGGAAGCTGCAGGCGTCGAGATGGATGGCGTCACATTCCTCGCGGTTATCATAGGATGCACTCATGCTGGACTTGTACAAGAAGGCCAGCGATACTTCGATTCCATGGTTAGAGACCACAAGATCAGTCCCACCATGGAGCATTATGCGTGCATGGTGGATCTCTACAGCCGCGCAGGCAAGTTGGATGAAACAATGAACCTTATCGGAGACATGCCTTTCCCAGCGGGTGCAATGGTATGGCGCACACTGCTAGGCGCATGCAGAGTTCACAAGAATGTTGAGCTTGGGAAGCTGGCCGCAGAGAAGCTGCTATCGGCTTGAACCGCTCGATTCGGCTACATACGTGCTGCTCTCCAACATCTATGCGTCCGCAGGGAGGTGGAAAGAGAGGGATGAAGTGAGGAAGCTCATGGATTCTAAAAAGGTGAAGAAGGAAGCTGGATCCAGCTGGATTCAGTTCAAGAATAAGGTCCATTCCTTTATAGCCTCCGACAAATCGCACCCTCTGTCCGACCAGATATACGCAAAGCTGAAGGCGATGACAGCCAGGTTGAAGCAGGAGGGTTACTGTCCGAACACGAGCTTTGTGCTCCATGACATGGCAGAAGAGCAGAAGGAAGCCATGCTGGTCACGCACAGTGAGCGGCTGGCTCTTGCCTTTGGTCTGATAGCTACACCACCAGGGACGCCCCTTCAGATTGTCAAAAACCTGCGGGTCTGTGGGGACTGCCATGTGGTGATGAAGATGGTGTCGGCGATTGAGGACAGGGAGATCATCATGCGAGACTGCAGCAGGTTCCACCACTTCAAATCTGGTGCCTGCTCTTGTGGTGATTTCTGGTGATGTAGAGCAGAACAAACTGACAGTGGATACAGCAGACTGGCAATGCCATCCACAACAATGTGACCTGCAAGTAGACCCTGAAGTAGTTCATGAGTATGTGTTGTCTGAAGCCCCAATGTCAGCTATACAAAGGTACAAGCTTATAGGTAGTGGTTCTGTGCCTGTTTGCAGGTAAGAGTATACATGAGCCGTCATACAGTTTCCTCTATACTTGTTTTTGAAAGAGCAACATGAGTCATATGGAGCGTGTATCTTACACTGACGGTTTAGATGATATAAAACACAAC
Protein-coding regions in this window:
- the LOC125527147 gene encoding LOW QUALITY PROTEIN: pentatricopeptide repeat-containing protein At2g27610-like (The sequence of the model RefSeq protein was modified relative to this genomic sequence to represent the inferred CDS: deleted 1 base in 1 codon); this translates as MPGSQSVVSWTAMIGGCIQNGDIPLAASLFSRMREDNVKPNEFTYSTMLTTSLPVLPPQIHAQIIKTNYQHAPSVGTALLASYSKLGSTGEALSIFETIDQKDVVAWSAMLSCYSQAGDCDGATNVFMEMSMQGMKPNEFTISSVIDACASPTAGVDQGRQFHAVSIKYRYQDAVCVGSALVSMYARKGSIDSARSVFERQTERDLVSWNSMISGYAQHGYSKEALDTFCQMEAAGVEMDGVTFLAVIIGCTHAGLVQEGQRYFDSMVRDHKISPTMEHYACMVDLYSRAGKLDETMNLIGDMPFPAGAMVWRTLLGACRVHKNVELGKLAAEKLLSLEPLDSATYVLLSNIYASAGRWKERDEVRKLMDSKKVKKEAGSSWIQFKNKVHSFIASDKSHPLSDQIYAKLKAMTARLKQEGYCPNTSFVLHDMAEEQKEAMLVTHSERLALAFGLIATPPGTPLQIVKNLRVCGDCHVVMKMVSAIEDREIIMRDCSRFHHFKSGACSCGDFW